One genomic window of Micromonospora sp. WMMD1128 includes the following:
- the fdh gene encoding formate dehydrogenase, which translates to MGLKTFIQGWPVYRQLTGTDPLGRGAAAQSARSAELTARTETADGMARSVCPYCAVGCGQRVFHKDGRVTQIEGDPDSPISRGRLCPKGSASKSLVTSPLRQTKVRYRRPYATEWEDLDLDVALDMIADRVLAARDETWEDVDDAGRPLNRTLGISSLGGATLDNEENYLIKKLFTAMGALQIENQARIUHSATVPGLGTSFGRGGATDFQQDLANADVIVIQGSNMAEAHPVGFQWVMEAKRRGAKVFHVDPRFTRTSALADTYLPIRAGTDIALLGGVVRYILDNELDFREYVLAYTNAATIVSEQFADTEDLDGLFSGYHPETGSYDHASWQYEGHEGSTTIRGTGKERDSASGLEHESHGEPVPARARRDETLQHPRCVYQILKRHFARYTPEMVARVCGIPEDKFLELARAWTENSGRERTGALVYSVGWTQHSVGVQYIRTGAIIQTLLGNMGRPGGGILALRGHASIQGSTDIPTLFNLLPGYLPMPHHADHPTFDKWVDSIRHPGQKGFWGNSRAFAASLLKAYWGDAATPENDFGYGWLPRMTGDHGTYQQVLNMIDGGIKGYFLLGQNPAVGSAHGRAQRLGMANLDWLVVRDLFLIESATFWKNSPEIATGEIVPQECRTEVFFLPAASHVEKEGTFTQTQRLLQWREKAVDPPGDARSELWFFYHLGRVLREKLAASSKPRDRALLDLTWDYPTHGAHAEPSAEAVLKEINGFDVATGRPLNAFAEAKADGSTAVGCWIYSGVYADGVNQAARRRSRHEQDWVAAEWGWAWPANRRTLYNRASADPEGRPWSDRKKYVWWDPDAGEWTGYDVPDFEKTKPPTYRPPADASGPAALAGDDPFVMQGDGKAWLYAPTGVLDGPLPTHYEPAESPMRNPLYGQQANPTRKIYEHPVNRINPSPPEPHSEVFPYVFTVSRLTEHHTAGGMSRTVSRLAELQPEMFVEVSPELAAEVGLAHLGWAHLISGRAVIEARVLVTDRLTPLRVDGRIIHQVWLPYHFGREGLVTGDSANDLFGITLDPNVLIQESKIGTCDIRSGRRPTGPALLDLVGDYQRRAGMAPDRKVPIVTTDVLGGENAAGSTDEQTPEAAARDGDGHA; encoded by the coding sequence GTGGGGTTGAAGACGTTCATCCAGGGTTGGCCGGTCTACCGGCAACTCACCGGCACCGACCCGCTGGGGCGCGGGGCCGCCGCGCAGTCGGCACGCTCCGCCGAGCTGACCGCCCGCACCGAGACCGCCGACGGCATGGCCCGGTCGGTCTGCCCGTACTGCGCGGTCGGCTGCGGGCAGCGCGTCTTCCACAAGGACGGTCGGGTCACCCAGATCGAGGGTGACCCGGACAGCCCGATCTCCCGTGGCCGGCTCTGCCCGAAGGGTTCGGCGAGCAAGAGCCTGGTGACCAGCCCGCTGCGGCAGACGAAGGTCCGATACCGCCGGCCGTACGCGACCGAGTGGGAGGATCTGGACCTCGACGTCGCGCTCGACATGATCGCCGACCGGGTTCTCGCCGCCCGCGACGAGACCTGGGAGGACGTCGACGACGCCGGACGCCCGCTGAACCGGACGCTCGGCATCTCCAGCCTCGGTGGGGCGACCCTCGACAACGAGGAGAACTACCTCATCAAGAAGCTGTTCACGGCGATGGGGGCGCTCCAGATCGAGAACCAGGCCCGCATTTGACACTCCGCCACCGTCCCCGGTCTGGGGACCAGCTTCGGTCGCGGCGGCGCGACGGACTTCCAGCAGGACCTCGCCAACGCTGACGTCATCGTCATCCAGGGCTCCAACATGGCCGAGGCCCACCCGGTGGGCTTCCAGTGGGTGATGGAGGCGAAGCGGCGCGGCGCGAAGGTCTTCCACGTCGACCCGCGGTTCACCCGCACCAGCGCGCTCGCCGACACCTACCTGCCGATCCGGGCGGGCACGGACATCGCGCTGCTCGGCGGCGTGGTGCGCTACATCCTGGACAACGAGCTGGACTTCCGGGAGTACGTGCTGGCCTACACGAACGCGGCCACCATCGTCAGCGAGCAGTTCGCCGACACCGAGGACCTGGACGGCCTGTTCTCCGGCTACCACCCGGAGACCGGCTCCTACGACCACGCCAGCTGGCAGTACGAGGGCCACGAGGGCAGCACCACGATCCGGGGGACCGGCAAGGAGCGTGACTCGGCGTCCGGGCTGGAGCACGAGTCGCACGGCGAGCCGGTGCCGGCGCGGGCCCGGCGGGACGAGACGTTGCAGCACCCGCGCTGCGTCTACCAGATCCTCAAGCGGCACTTCGCCCGCTACACCCCGGAGATGGTGGCCCGGGTCTGCGGCATCCCGGAGGACAAGTTCCTGGAACTGGCCCGTGCCTGGACCGAGAACTCCGGCCGGGAGCGCACCGGCGCGCTCGTCTACTCGGTGGGGTGGACGCAGCACAGCGTCGGCGTGCAGTACATCCGCACCGGGGCGATCATCCAGACGCTGCTGGGAAACATGGGCCGGCCGGGCGGCGGCATCCTGGCGCTGCGCGGGCACGCCAGCATCCAGGGCTCCACCGACATCCCGACGCTGTTCAACCTGCTGCCCGGCTACCTGCCGATGCCGCACCACGCCGACCACCCGACGTTCGACAAGTGGGTGGACAGCATCCGCCACCCCGGCCAGAAGGGCTTCTGGGGCAACTCGCGGGCGTTCGCGGCGAGCCTGCTCAAGGCGTACTGGGGGGACGCGGCGACGCCGGAGAACGACTTCGGTTACGGCTGGCTGCCCCGGATGACCGGCGACCACGGGACCTACCAGCAGGTCCTCAACATGATCGACGGCGGGATCAAGGGTTACTTCCTGCTCGGCCAGAACCCGGCGGTCGGCTCGGCGCACGGCCGGGCCCAGCGCCTGGGCATGGCCAACCTGGACTGGCTGGTCGTGCGCGACCTGTTCCTGATCGAGAGCGCCACGTTCTGGAAGAACAGCCCGGAGATCGCCACCGGGGAGATCGTGCCGCAGGAGTGCCGGACCGAGGTGTTCTTCCTGCCGGCGGCCTCGCACGTGGAGAAGGAGGGCACCTTCACCCAGACCCAGCGGCTGCTGCAGTGGCGGGAGAAGGCCGTCGACCCGCCGGGCGACGCCCGCTCCGAGCTGTGGTTCTTCTACCACCTGGGCCGGGTGCTGCGGGAGAAGCTGGCCGCCTCCAGCAAACCCCGCGACCGGGCGCTGCTGGACCTGACCTGGGACTACCCGACGCACGGCGCGCACGCCGAGCCGAGCGCCGAGGCGGTGCTGAAGGAGATCAACGGCTTCGACGTGGCCACCGGCCGCCCGCTCAACGCGTTCGCCGAGGCGAAAGCCGACGGCTCCACCGCCGTCGGCTGCTGGATCTACTCCGGCGTCTACGCCGACGGGGTGAACCAGGCGGCCCGCCGCAGGTCCCGGCACGAGCAGGACTGGGTGGCCGCCGAGTGGGGGTGGGCGTGGCCGGCGAACCGGCGCACGCTCTACAACCGCGCCTCCGCCGACCCGGAGGGCCGGCCGTGGAGCGACCGCAAGAAGTACGTCTGGTGGGACCCGGACGCCGGCGAGTGGACCGGCTACGACGTGCCGGACTTCGAGAAGACGAAGCCGCCGACGTACCGGCCGCCGGCCGACGCCTCCGGGCCGGCGGCGCTCGCCGGTGACGACCCGTTCGTCATGCAGGGCGACGGCAAGGCGTGGCTGTACGCGCCGACCGGCGTGCTCGACGGCCCGCTGCCGACGCACTACGAGCCGGCCGAGTCGCCGATGCGCAACCCGCTGTACGGGCAGCAGGCCAACCCGACCCGGAAGATCTACGAGCACCCGGTGAACCGGATCAACCCGAGCCCGCCGGAGCCGCACAGCGAGGTCTTCCCGTACGTGTTCACGGTCAGCCGGCTGACCGAGCACCACACGGCCGGCGGGATGAGCCGTACCGTGTCGCGCCTGGCCGAGCTGCAACCGGAGATGTTCGTCGAGGTGTCCCCAGAGTTGGCCGCCGAGGTGGGGTTGGCGCATCTCGGCTGGGCGCACCTGATCAGCGGGCGGGCGGTGATCGAGGCGCGGGTGCTGGTCACCGACCGGCTCACCCCGCTGCGGGTGGACGGCCGGATCATCCACCAGGTCTGGTTGCCCTACCACTTCGGCCGCGAGGGGCTGGTCACCGGCGACTCGGCGAACGACCTGTTCGGCATCACCCTGGACCCGAACGTGCTCATCCAGGAAAGCAAGATCGGCACCTGTGACATCCGGTCCGGCCGGCGGCCCACCGGGCCGGCGCTGCTCGACCTGGTCGGCGACTACCAGCGACGGGCCGGCATGGCCCCGGACCGTAAAGTGCCGATCGTGACCACCGACGTGCTGGGCGGGGAGAACGCGGCCGGCAGCACCGACGAGCAGACGCCCGAGGCCGCGGCGCGCGACGGAGACGGTCATGCCTGA
- a CDS encoding NAD(P)-dependent alcohol dehydrogenase, giving the protein MRAVRMTAPGVLELTETPTPEAGPGEVLLRVGAVGACHSDLHILDAEAGMFPTPMTLGHEIAGTVETAGPGVDGWSSGDRAAVYGIIGCGRCRACLRGEENRCRVVPVGGIGLSRDGGLAEHVVVPASRLLHVGDMDLTQAAPLTDAGLTPYHAVELARPRLRPGTTCVVIGIGGLGHMAVQILVATTAVRIVAVDTSVAALDLAGRLGAHHVVQAGPDAVATIRELVGPPPDGADVVLDFVGAQPTLDTARQVVATGGQLLLVGLAGGTLPVRPVADEPPPVPLETGVVVPFWGTRAELQEVIALGRAGRLHADVRTFPLAEAPEAYEALRRGDIHGRAVIVP; this is encoded by the coding sequence ATGCGCGCGGTACGGATGACCGCCCCCGGGGTGCTGGAGCTGACCGAGACGCCCACTCCGGAGGCCGGCCCCGGTGAGGTGCTGCTGCGGGTCGGCGCGGTCGGCGCCTGCCACTCGGACCTGCACATCCTCGACGCGGAGGCGGGGATGTTCCCCACCCCGATGACGCTCGGCCACGAGATCGCCGGCACGGTGGAGACCGCCGGACCCGGCGTGGACGGCTGGTCGTCCGGGGACCGGGCCGCGGTCTACGGGATCATCGGCTGCGGCCGGTGCCGGGCCTGCCTGCGCGGCGAGGAGAACCGCTGCCGGGTCGTCCCGGTCGGCGGCATCGGCCTCAGCCGTGACGGCGGGCTCGCCGAGCACGTGGTGGTGCCGGCGTCCCGGCTGCTGCACGTGGGTGACATGGACCTGACCCAGGCCGCCCCGCTGACCGACGCCGGGCTCACCCCGTACCACGCGGTGGAGCTGGCCCGGCCCCGGCTGCGGCCCGGCACCACCTGCGTGGTCATCGGCATCGGCGGGCTGGGGCACATGGCGGTGCAGATCCTGGTGGCCACCACCGCGGTGCGGATCGTCGCGGTGGACACCAGCGTCGCGGCGCTGGACCTGGCCGGCCGCCTCGGCGCGCACCACGTGGTGCAGGCCGGCCCGGACGCCGTGGCGACGATCCGTGAGCTGGTCGGGCCGCCGCCGGACGGCGCGGACGTGGTGCTCGACTTCGTCGGCGCGCAACCCACCCTGGACACCGCCCGGCAGGTCGTCGCGACCGGCGGTCAGCTGTTGCTGGTCGGACTGGCCGGTGGGACGCTGCCGGTCCGGCCGGTCGCCGACGAGCCGCCCCCGGTGCCGCTGGAGACCGGCGTGGTGGTGCCGTTCTGGGGCACCCGGGCCGAACTCCAGGAGGTGATCGCATTGGGCCGGGCCGGGCGGCTGCACGCCGACGTGCGGACGTTCCCGCTGGCCGAGGCGCCCGAGGCGTACGAGGCGCTGCGCCGGGGCGACATCCACGGGCGGGCGGTCATCGTGCCCTGA
- a CDS encoding 4Fe-4S dicluster domain-containing protein — protein sequence MPDADSLYGPLDPAPDAGWVSAPPRMGFFTDTSVCIGCKACEVACKEWNGVPDSGFDLLGMSYDNTGALTANSWRHVAFIEQPRPAGDRTPPFAGDPTGAASSGPTSASVGAAAAPGTGTDPGLPSGRPEAGARMSAGPEFLGMPGAQPPGRGTGAESRTDFRWLMMSDVCKHCTHAACLDVCPTGSLFRTEFGTVVVQEDICNGCGYCISACPYGVIDKREDDGRAWKCTLCYDRLGAGMTPACAQACPTESIQYGPLDELRERAAQRVATLHERGVPEARLYGHDPTDGVGGDGAFFLLLDEPEVYGLPPDPVVTTRDLPKMWKRAGLAALAMAAATVAAFVGGSS from the coding sequence ATGCCTGACGCCGACAGCCTGTACGGACCGCTCGACCCGGCCCCCGACGCGGGCTGGGTGTCCGCGCCGCCGCGGATGGGGTTCTTCACCGACACCAGCGTCTGCATCGGCTGCAAGGCGTGCGAGGTGGCCTGCAAGGAGTGGAACGGCGTCCCCGACTCGGGCTTCGACCTGCTCGGCATGTCCTACGACAACACCGGCGCGTTGACCGCGAACTCGTGGCGGCACGTCGCGTTCATCGAGCAGCCCCGCCCGGCGGGGGACCGCACGCCGCCGTTCGCCGGCGACCCGACCGGCGCGGCGTCCAGCGGTCCGACGTCCGCGTCGGTCGGCGCCGCCGCGGCACCGGGCACCGGCACGGACCCCGGCCTGCCGTCCGGACGCCCGGAAGCGGGGGCGCGCATGTCCGCCGGCCCGGAGTTCCTCGGCATGCCCGGCGCGCAGCCGCCGGGGCGGGGCACCGGCGCGGAGAGCCGCACCGACTTCCGCTGGCTGATGATGTCCGACGTGTGCAAGCACTGCACGCACGCCGCCTGCCTGGACGTGTGCCCGACCGGTTCGCTGTTCCGCACCGAGTTCGGCACGGTGGTGGTGCAGGAGGACATCTGCAACGGCTGCGGCTACTGCATCTCCGCCTGCCCCTACGGCGTGATCGATAAGCGTGAGGACGACGGCCGGGCGTGGAAGTGCACGCTCTGCTACGACCGGCTGGGCGCCGGCATGACCCCGGCCTGCGCGCAGGCGTGCCCCACCGAGTCGATCCAGTACGGCCCGCTCGACGAGCTGCGGGAGCGGGCCGCGCAGCGGGTCGCCACGTTGCACGAGCGCGGCGTGCCGGAGGCCCGGCTCTACGGCCACGACCCGACCGACGGGGTCGGCGGCGACGGCGCGTTCTTCCTGCTGCTGGACGAGCCGGAGGTGTACGGGCTGCCGCCGGACCCGGTGGTCACCACCCGGGACCTGCCGAAGATGTGGAAGCGGGCCGGGCTGGCCGCGCTGGCCATGGCGGCGGCGACCGTCGCCGCGTTCGTCGGAGGGTCGTCGTGA
- a CDS encoding nucleotidyl transferase AbiEii/AbiGii toxin family protein codes for MTHPHDFYREVARVALAAAGPHRFVLGGGVAWAAHGLVTRPTEDVDLFADVEGAAAAAAADVRAALERAGYRVDEADPDGLGEVFDGFDRDLRDFVVSRGDRRIRLSLARLDRHRSPVVMDFGPVMDVRDLIANKTAALVNRREVRDYIDVAAALDRYAVTELLALARQVDPALEDADVRAAGRYLDGLADRRFTRYGLDPARIAEVRRRMAAWPR; via the coding sequence GTGACGCATCCGCACGACTTCTACCGGGAGGTGGCCCGGGTGGCGCTGGCCGCCGCCGGCCCGCACCGGTTCGTGCTCGGCGGCGGCGTGGCCTGGGCGGCGCACGGCCTGGTCACCCGCCCCACCGAGGACGTCGACCTGTTCGCCGACGTCGAGGGCGCCGCCGCCGCGGCGGCCGCCGACGTGCGCGCCGCGCTGGAACGGGCCGGCTACCGGGTGGACGAGGCCGACCCGGACGGGTTGGGCGAGGTGTTCGACGGCTTCGACCGGGACCTGCGTGACTTCGTGGTCAGCCGCGGCGACCGCCGGATCCGCCTCAGCCTGGCCCGGCTCGACCGCCACCGCAGCCCGGTGGTGATGGACTTCGGCCCGGTGATGGACGTGCGGGACCTGATCGCCAACAAGACCGCCGCGCTCGTCAACCGGCGGGAGGTACGCGACTACATCGACGTGGCCGCCGCGCTGGACCGGTACGCGGTGACCGAGCTGCTGGCGTTGGCCCGCCAGGTCGATCCGGCGCTGGAGGACGCCGACGTGCGCGCCGCCGGCCGCTACCTCGACGGTCTCGCCGACCGCCGGTTCACCCGCTACGGGCTGGACCCGGCGCGAATCGCCGAGGTGCGCCGCCGGATGGCCGCCTGGCCCCGCTGA
- a CDS encoding 5'-nucleotidase C-terminal domain-containing protein, producing MTSSSGASRRQVLAVAAAAATAPLLAAAPAEAKPKPPKQPKTWDLTVLGTSDTHGNVHNWDYYRDSEYDDSAHNDVGVAKLATLVNQIRAERRGRATLVLDAGDTIQGTPLATYYAKQEPITSTGETHPMANAMNVLRYDAVTLGNHEFNYGLPLLATWIKQLGFPALAANALNAKTGKPAFLPYVIKQVRLGGHGAPKLRVGILGLTNPGVAIWDRANVEGRLVFADMVATAAKWVPEMRRRGADVVIISAHGGDSGTSSYGPELPNENPTALIAEQVPGIDAILFGHAHNEVPQKFVTNAKTGRAVLTSEPSKWGQRLTRMDFTLTRDKGCWKVVGSSATTLNTNTVVEDPAVLAAVRGQHAKTVDYVNKVVAQSSVELSAAESRYKDTPILDFINHVQTEVVTEALAGGAYAGLPVLSIAAPFSRTAVFPQGDVRIRDVAGLYVYDNTLEAVVLTGAEVKAYLEYSAKYFTTVAVGAPVDVATINDPTVPDYNYDVFSGVDYDIDISKQVGQRITRLTLAGTDTPVAADAQFVVAVNNYRRSGGGNFPGIVKTQVYNAQQEIRQLLIDWAQAEGVIDPADFFVPNWKLVREGVPVF from the coding sequence TTGACCTCCTCCTCCGGCGCCTCCCGGCGCCAGGTGCTTGCCGTCGCCGCCGCCGCGGCGACCGCTCCCCTGCTCGCCGCCGCGCCCGCCGAGGCGAAGCCGAAGCCGCCGAAGCAGCCGAAGACCTGGGACCTGACCGTCCTCGGCACGTCGGACACCCACGGCAACGTCCACAACTGGGACTACTACCGGGATTCCGAGTACGACGACAGCGCGCACAACGACGTCGGCGTCGCGAAGCTCGCCACCCTGGTCAACCAGATCCGGGCCGAGCGCAGAGGCAGAGCGACGCTGGTCCTGGACGCCGGCGACACCATCCAGGGCACGCCGCTCGCGACCTACTACGCCAAGCAGGAGCCGATCACCAGCACCGGTGAGACGCACCCGATGGCCAACGCGATGAACGTGTTGAGGTACGACGCGGTCACGCTCGGCAACCACGAGTTCAACTACGGCCTGCCGCTGCTGGCCACCTGGATCAAGCAGCTCGGCTTCCCGGCCCTGGCCGCCAACGCGCTCAACGCGAAGACCGGCAAGCCGGCCTTCCTCCCGTACGTGATCAAGCAGGTCCGACTCGGCGGGCACGGCGCACCGAAGCTGCGGGTGGGCATCCTCGGCCTGACCAACCCCGGCGTGGCCATCTGGGACCGGGCGAACGTCGAAGGCCGCCTGGTCTTCGCCGACATGGTCGCCACCGCCGCGAAGTGGGTGCCGGAGATGCGCCGGCGCGGCGCCGACGTGGTCATCATCTCCGCGCACGGCGGCGACAGCGGCACCTCCAGCTACGGCCCGGAGCTGCCGAACGAGAACCCGACCGCGCTGATCGCCGAGCAGGTGCCGGGCATCGACGCGATCCTGTTCGGCCACGCCCACAACGAGGTGCCGCAGAAGTTCGTCACCAACGCCAAGACCGGCCGGGCGGTGCTCACCTCCGAGCCGTCCAAGTGGGGGCAGCGGCTGACCCGGATGGACTTCACGCTGACCCGGGACAAGGGCTGCTGGAAGGTGGTCGGCTCGTCGGCCACCACGCTGAACACCAACACCGTGGTCGAGGATCCGGCGGTGCTCGCGGCCGTCCGGGGCCAGCACGCCAAGACCGTCGACTACGTCAACAAGGTCGTCGCCCAGTCCAGCGTGGAGCTGTCCGCCGCCGAGTCGCGCTACAAGGACACCCCGATCCTGGACTTCATCAACCACGTCCAGACCGAGGTGGTCACCGAGGCCCTGGCCGGCGGCGCGTACGCGGGCCTGCCGGTGCTGTCCATCGCCGCGCCGTTCAGCCGCACCGCCGTGTTCCCACAGGGCGACGTGCGGATCCGCGACGTGGCCGGCCTCTACGTGTACGACAACACGCTGGAAGCCGTCGTGCTGACCGGCGCCGAGGTGAAGGCGTACCTGGAGTACTCGGCGAAGTACTTCACCACCGTCGCGGTCGGCGCCCCGGTCGACGTGGCGACCATCAACGACCCGACCGTGCCGGACTACAACTACGACGTGTTCTCCGGCGTCGACTACGACATCGACATCTCCAAGCAGGTCGGTCAGCGGATCACCCGCCTGACGCTGGCCGGCACCGACACCCCGGTCGCGGCGGACGCGCAGTTCGTGGTGGCGGTGAACAACTACCGGCGCAGCGGCGGCGGCAACTTCCCCGGCATCGTGAAGACCCAGGTCTACAACGCGCAGCAGGAGATCCGCCAGCTCCTGATCGACTGGGCGCAGGCCGAGGGCGTCATCGACCCGGCCGACTTCTTCGTGCCGAACTGGAAGCTGGTCCGCGAGGGCGTACCGGTCTTCTGA
- a CDS encoding SDR family oxidoreductase, with protein MSEDQYTRQDPTEQYGQQPGRSAQRQSTPGTEQEMGSKPDHGEESYRGADRLSGKRAVITGGDSGIGRAVAIAFAREGADVLVSYLGEEEEADARETVDLVEQAGRRGLAVRTDLREEANCRELIDRAVADLGGIDVLVNNAAYQMSQDNGIDDISTEQFDRVFKTNVYAMFWLSRFAVPHLKEGSAIINTSSIQAFDPSPQLLDYATTKAAIATFTKALALNLADRGIRVNAVAPGPVWTPLIPATMPAEKVEQFGTDVPLGRPGQPAELAPAYVFFASQESSYVTGEILGVTGGRLTK; from the coding sequence ATGAGCGAGGACCAGTACACCCGGCAGGACCCGACCGAGCAGTACGGCCAGCAGCCGGGCCGGTCGGCGCAGCGGCAGTCGACCCCCGGCACGGAGCAGGAGATGGGCTCGAAGCCGGACCACGGCGAGGAGTCCTACCGGGGCGCAGACCGGCTCAGCGGCAAGCGGGCGGTCATCACCGGCGGCGACTCCGGCATCGGCCGGGCCGTGGCCATCGCCTTCGCCCGGGAGGGCGCCGACGTCCTGGTGTCCTACCTGGGCGAAGAGGAGGAGGCGGACGCCCGCGAGACGGTCGACCTGGTCGAGCAGGCCGGCCGCCGGGGGCTGGCCGTCCGCACCGACCTGCGCGAGGAGGCCAACTGCCGCGAGCTGATCGACCGCGCGGTCGCCGACCTGGGCGGCATCGACGTCCTGGTCAACAACGCGGCCTACCAGATGTCGCAGGACAACGGCATCGACGACATCAGCACCGAGCAGTTCGACCGGGTCTTCAAGACCAACGTGTACGCCATGTTCTGGCTCAGCAGGTTCGCGGTGCCGCATTTGAAGGAGGGCTCGGCGATCATCAACACGTCGTCGATCCAGGCGTTCGACCCGTCGCCGCAGCTCCTGGACTACGCCACCACCAAGGCGGCCATCGCCACCTTCACCAAGGCGCTGGCGTTGAACCTGGCCGACCGGGGCATCCGGGTGAACGCGGTCGCGCCCGGCCCGGTGTGGACCCCGCTGATCCCGGCCACCATGCCGGCGGAGAAGGTCGAGCAGTTCGGCACCGACGTGCCGCTGGGCCGCCCCGGCCAGCCGGCCGAGCTGGCCCCGGCGTACGTCTTCTTCGCCTCCCAGGAGTCCAGTTACGTCACGGGGGAGATCCTCGGGGTCACCGGCGGCCGGCTGACGAAGTGA
- the nrfD gene encoding NrfD/PsrC family molybdoenzyme membrane anchor subunit, with amino-acid sequence MSPDRQVGALFRRFRDRLAADGVTPESGSRATGPGVGRTDAGARDAGLAPHPARDTAPRRRRGGRGGEQLTVPPAEFTSYYGRPVLKPPVWKWDIPAYLFTGGLAAGSSLLAAGGQLTGRPALRRAGRVASLAAVGASAFFLIHDLGRPSRFHHMLRVAKVTSPMSVGTWVLTAFGPAAGLAAVAEAAHRLPERGVPGLARRLLPPTGHAAGLVAAVTAPALATYTGVLLADTAVPSWHEAYPELPVIFAGSALASGAGVGLLAAPAGQAGPARRLAVAGAALELWGAHRVENRLGLLSEPYAEGAAGKLLRAGRALTAAGVAGAWLGRRSRLVSAVSGGALLAASVCTRFGIFHGGVASARDPKYTVVPQRERADRAA; translated from the coding sequence GTGAGCCCGGACCGTCAGGTGGGCGCCCTGTTCCGTCGCTTCCGCGACCGCCTCGCCGCCGACGGCGTGACCCCGGAGAGCGGCAGCCGGGCCACCGGCCCGGGCGTCGGCCGCACCGACGCCGGCGCCCGCGACGCCGGGCTGGCCCCACACCCCGCCCGCGACACCGCCCCCCGGCGTCGCCGCGGCGGCAGGGGCGGCGAGCAGCTCACCGTGCCGCCGGCGGAGTTCACCTCCTACTACGGCCGGCCGGTCCTCAAACCGCCGGTCTGGAAGTGGGACATCCCCGCGTACCTGTTCACCGGCGGGCTCGCCGCCGGTTCCTCGCTGCTGGCCGCCGGCGGGCAGCTCACCGGACGGCCGGCGCTGCGCCGCGCCGGCCGGGTCGCCTCCCTCGCCGCGGTGGGCGCCAGCGCGTTCTTCCTGATCCACGACCTGGGCCGGCCGAGCCGCTTCCACCACATGCTGCGGGTGGCGAAGGTGACCTCGCCGATGTCGGTGGGCACCTGGGTGCTCACCGCGTTCGGCCCGGCCGCCGGGCTGGCCGCGGTCGCCGAGGCGGCGCACCGGCTGCCCGAACGCGGCGTGCCCGGGCTGGCCCGCCGGCTGCTGCCCCCGACCGGGCACGCCGCCGGGCTGGTCGCCGCCGTTACCGCGCCGGCGCTCGCCACGTACACCGGGGTGCTGCTTGCCGACACGGCGGTGCCGTCGTGGCACGAGGCGTACCCGGAACTGCCTGTCATCTTCGCGGGCAGCGCGCTCGCCAGCGGCGCCGGCGTCGGGTTGCTGGCCGCGCCCGCCGGCCAGGCCGGGCCGGCGCGGCGGCTCGCGGTGGCCGGCGCGGCGCTGGAGCTGTGGGGCGCGCACCGGGTGGAGAACCGGCTCGGCCTGCTCAGCGAGCCCTACGCGGAGGGCGCCGCGGGAAAGCTGCTGCGCGCCGGGCGGGCGCTCACCGCTGCCGGGGTGGCCGGCGCGTGGCTCGGCCGCCGCAGCCGGCTGGTCTCCGCGGTCTCCGGCGGCGCGCTGCTCGCCGCGTCCGTCTGCACCCGCTTCGGGATCTTCCACGGCGGCGTCGCCTCGGCCCGGGACCCGAAGTACACGGTCGTCCCGCAGCGGGAACGCGCCGACCGGGCGGCCTGA